From a region of the Gossypium raimondii isolate GPD5lz chromosome 10, ASM2569854v1, whole genome shotgun sequence genome:
- the LOC105777782 gene encoding uncharacterized protein LOC105777782, with translation MAANTVSLKLLVESTSQRVLFAEAGKDFVDFLFNILSLPVGTVIWLLKKQEMVGCLGNLYDSLETMNYTYIQPTANKDTLLKPITSINAANVPPLLPTTESSKSIEIYRCDNSYSSRSCGLYVSYDSKSICPSCNKNVKQIATVVNPEKKDSSTDEGGYVKGVIKYMIMDDLVVRPMSAISCITLLNRFSIKDVGVLEEKTIDVGVDEGVKLLKASLQSKTVLTDVFIQKKVGETDASNSAGEVHSIEI, from the exons ATGGCCGCCAACACTGTTAGTTTGAAGCTTTTGGTCGAGTCAACGAGCCAAAGAGTTCTGTTTGCTGAAGCCGGGAAAGATTTTGTCGATTTTCTTTTCAACATTCTGTCATTGCCTGTTGGCACTGTCATATGGCTTCTGAAGAAACAAGAAATGGTGGGTTGCCTTGGAAACCTATACGACAGCCTTGAGACTATGAACTATACCTACATTCAACCAACAGCAAACAAAGACACCCTTTTGAAGCCTATAACGTCCATCAATGCTGCAAATGTGCCTCCCTTGCTGCCAACAACCGAATCATCAAAATCAATCGAAATTTACAGGTGTGATAACAGTTACAGTAGTCGAAGCTGTGGTCTCTATGTCTCCTATGACTCTAAATCCATTTGTCCTTCTTGCaataaaaatgtgaaacaaATCGCAACCGTTGTTAATCCAGAAAAGAAGGATTCATCTACAGATGAGGGAGGTTATGTGAAAGGGGTTATTAAATACATGATCATGGATGATCTTGTTGTAAGGCCCATGTCAGCCATTTCTTGTATCACTTTACTCAACAGGTTCAGTATAAAAGATGTAGGGGTTCTTGAAGAGAAAACCATTGATGTAGGAGTCGATGAG GGTGTGAAGTTGCTAAAGGCATCTTTGCAGTCCAAGACTGTGCTCACTGATGTGTTCATTCAGAAGAAGGTGGGCGAAACTGATGCTAGCAATTCTGCTGGTGAAGTACATTCAATCGAGATATAA
- the LOC128034013 gene encoding uncharacterized protein LOC128034013 produces MRYSSIEKLCCALIWATRRLRQYMLYHTTWLISKLDPLKHMMESTALNGRMARWQILLFEFDIVYVSQKAIKGSAIADFLASRTLEDYESLNFDFPNEDLMYVANTEENPQMDHVWSKLDFDCTDNMAEYEACIIGIRAAIEQNIKVIRVYGDFALVNTFEVMRPIQMSIYETPAHCYSIEEEEKNDHPWYQSILQYMKNQEYPSQATENDKRTLRRIAIEYVLDGEVLYKRRKDQVLLRCVDAAEAKKILEEVHEGTCGTHADGFTMAQ; encoded by the exons ATGAGATACTCAtcaattgagaagttgtgttgtgCTTTAATCTGGGCAACCCGAAGACTAAGGCAgtatatgttgtatcatacgacttggctaatttcaaagttGGATCCTTTAAAGCACATGATGGAATCGACTGCTTTAaatgggagaatggctagatggcagatCCTGCTctttgaatttgacatagtatatgtaagtcagaaggccataAAGGGGAGTGCAATAGCTGATTTCCTAGCTAGTAGGACCTTGGAGGATTATGAATCTTTGAACTTCGATTTTCCAAACGAGGACCTGATGTATGTGGCGAACACTGAAGAAAATCCTCAAATGGATCACGTTTGGAg CAAGTTGGACTTTGACTGCACAGAtaatatggcagaatatgaagcatgtattataGGCATTCGCGCAGCCATTGAACAGAATATCAAAGTAATAAGAGTGTATGGGGATTtcgcattg GTGAACACATTTGAAGTAATGAGGCCTATTCAGATGAGTATCTACGAAACCCCAGCTCATTGCTACAGTATTGAGGAGGAAGAAAAAAACGATCATCCTTGGTATCAGAGTATCCTACAATATATGAAGAATCAGGAGTACCCTAGTCAAGCAACAGAGAATGACAAGAGAACTTTGAGAAGAATAGCCATTGAATACGTCTTAGATGGGGAAGTGCTATACAAAAGAAGGAAGGATCAAGTGTtgttaagatgtgtggatgcCGCGGAAgctaagaaaattttggaggaagttCATGAGGGTACCTGTGGGACGCACGCCGATGGTTTCACGATGGCCCAATAG
- the LOC105777781 gene encoding uncharacterized protein LOC105777781, translated as MATNTVSLKLLVDSTSQRVLFAESGKYFVDFMFNILSLPVGTVTRLLTKEQMVGSLGNLYDSLENMDDTYIQPTANKDTLLKPIVPENAANVPPLLPTVESSNSKPTGIYRCVNTYHRSSCGLYVANDSKSICPSCNNVMNQIATVVNPKKKGSPTDEGGYVKGVITYMITDDLAVRPMSAISCITLLNKFNIKDVGVLEEKTIDIGIDEGVKLLKASLQSRTVLTDAFLEKKAGESDASNSSGVHSIVI; from the exons ATGGCTACCAACACTGTTAGCTTGAAGCTTCTCGTTGACTCAACAAGCCAAAGAGTTCTATTTGCAGaatctggaaaatattttgtcGATTTTATGTTCAACATTCTGTCGTTACCTGTTGGCACTGTCACAAGGCTTCTCACCAAAGAACAGATGGTGGGTTCCCTTGGAAACCTTTATGACAGCCTTGAGAATATGGATGATACCTACATTCAGCCAACAGCAAACAAAGACACCCTTTTGAAGCCTATAGTTCCAGAGAATGCTGCAAATGTGCCTCCCTTGTTGCCAACAGTCGAATCGTCAAACTCAAAACCCACCGGAATTTATAGGTGTGTTAATACTTATCATCGTAGCAGCTGCGGTCTCTATGTGGCAAATGATTCTAAATCCATTTGCCCTTCCTGCAATAATGTTATGAACCAAATCGCAACAGTTGTTAATCCAAAAAAGAAGGGTTCGCCTACTGATGAGGGAGGTTATGTGAAAGGGGTTATTACATACATGATCACGGATGATCTTGCTGTAAGGCCTATGTCAGCCATTTCTTGTATCACTTTACTCAACAAGTTCAATATCAAGGATGTAGGGGTTCTTGAAGAGAAAACCATTGATATAGGTATAGATGAG GGTGTGAAGTTATTGAAGGCATCGTTGCAGTCCAGGACAGTGCTCACTGATGCGTTCCTCGAGAAGAAGGCAGGCGAAAGTGATGCTAGCAACTCTTCTGGAGTACATTCAATCGTGATATAG
- the LOC128034014 gene encoding uncharacterized protein LOC128034014, whose amino-acid sequence MDVVKLDDSLNVENPLPNHNEVNMMSGNIGRNVKTNLVDVRTPLRMVWKEMKKRGLIAVDSEKSYKQKGNYCEFDHETGHEIQECTEFKTVVQGMMDNKEVEFYEEVQEERNICTSELTAGVPKTNYPVVIISRPKYNEARVQVPPKVIIQRPATFSFKDSKKVPWKYECSTTIPGKEILTSTAENDQDIGFHTRSEKRYDLINPHIEPTMEEALAEKQKRGKAIEPELSINEPIKEEAKEFLKFLKHSEYSVVEQLHKQPARISVLALLLSSEVHRKALMKGADNFIFFNDVEIPSGGRGSTKALLVTTRCKGYILPGVLVDNGSALNVLPLSTLSRLPVDSSHMKACQSIVKAFDGTKKSVMERMEVPLKIDPITHEVDFLKVKLVSEGRLITINAEEDIIATVTGDAPYVEIDEEATDYSFRSLEFVNAMFVAEGSRISVPKISKTMKMGLQLMVGMGALPRRGLERYLQGRIETPVLKDKFDRFGLGYRPDMKQKKEIEKRQERRRARLSRKEGGFIHPKRGVPRSEDIEEMLENVHINAIETIEKRALEICPCEPGSELNNWTVEEISVVFRAYSESSDINDMSDATSNTEPLFEEDMCLEGSHDFGNDEDCCVSPDLLRMVEQEDKHILPYKESLEILRLNLVKCTFGARSEKLLGFIVSRKGIEVDPDKVKAIRDLPPPRTQKEVQGFLGRLNYIARFISQLTEKCDPVFCLLKKHNSGE is encoded by the exons ATGGATGTTGTCAAGTTGGATGACTCGCTCAATGTAGAAAACCCATTGCCTAATCATAACGAGGTAAACATGATGAGCGGAAACATAGGGAGAAATGTCAAGACAAATCTTGTAGATGTAAGAACCCCTTTGAGAATGGTCTGGAAGGAGATGAAAAAAAGGGGATTAATCGCTGTAGATTCAGAAAAGAGTTACAAGCAGAAAGGAAACTACTGTGAGTTCGATCATGAGACAGGACACGAGATACAGGAATGTACAGAATTCAAAACTGTGGTTCAAGGCATGATGGATAATAAAGAGGTGGAGTTCTATGAAGAAGTTCAAGAGGAAAGAAACATATGCACATCAGAATTAACGGCGGGAGTTCCAAAGACTAATTATCCTGTGGTCATCATTTCGCGACCTAAGTATAATGAAGCTAGAGTTCAGGTGCCACCCAAGGTCATTATTCAAAGACCTGCAACTTTCTCTTTCAAGGATAGTAAGAAAGTTCCTTGGAAATATGAGTGTAGCACAACCATCCCGGGAAAGGAGATTTTAACTAGTACTGCGGAGAATGATCAAGATATAGGTTTTCACACGCGTAGTGAGAAGCGCTACGATTTGATAAACCCCCACATAGAGCCGACAATGGAAGAAGCTTTGGCAGAAAAGCAAAAGAGAGGGAAAGCAATCGAGCCCGAACTATCGATCAATGagccaataaaagaagaagctaAGGAATTCTTAAAATTCCTGAAACATAGTGAATACAGTGTTGTAGAGCAACTGCACAAACAACCAGCCCGCATTTCTGTATTAGCTTTGCTCTTAAGCTCAGAAGTACATCGAAAGGCACTGATGAAAGGTGCTGacaatttcatcttcttcaatgatgTTGAAATACCATCTGGAGGAAGGGGTTCTACTAAAGCTTTGCTCGTTACTACCCGATGCAAAGGGTACATATTGCCAGGGGTCTTGGTTGATAATGGATCTGCACTGAATGTATTACCTTTATCGACTCTTAGTCGGCTACCGGTGGACAGTTCACACATGAAAGCCTGTCAGAGCATAGTAAAGGCATTTGATGGAACAAAAAAGAGTGTTATGGAGAGAATGGAGGTACCGTTAAAGATTGACCCAATTACTCATGAGGTGGACTTCTTG AAGGTGAAGTTAGTATCAGAGGGTCGTTTGATAACAATAAATGCGGAGGAGGATATCATCGCAACAGTAACTGGTGATGCACCTTATGTGGAAATCGATGAGGAGGCAACGGATTATTCATTTCGGTCATTAGAATTCGTGAACGCGATGTTTGTTGCTGAAGGAAGCAGAATTTCGGTACCAAAAATATCCAAGACTATGAAGATGGGTCTGCAGTTGATGGTAGGAATGGGAGCATTGCCAAGAAGAGGTTTGGAAAGGTATCTACAGGGAAGAATTGAGACACCAGTACTGAAGGACAAGTTTGATCGCTTTGGCCTGGGCTACAGACCAGACATGaaacaaaagaaggaaataGAAAAGAGACAGGAGAGAAGAAGGGCACGTTTGAGCAGAAAAGAG GGTGGGTTTATCCATCCTAAGCGTGGGGTGCCCAGAAGCGAAGACATTGAAGAGATGTTGgaaaatgttcatatcaatgcTATAGAAACAATAGAGAAAAGGGCCTTGGAGATCTGCCCTTGCGAACCGGGGAgcgagctaaacaattggactgtggaagaaatctctgtagtctTTAGGGCTTATTCAGA gtcctcagatatcaatgacatgagtgacgctacTTCAAACACGGAGCCTCTGTTCGAggaagacatgtgtttagagggatctcacgacTTTGGAAATGACGAAGATTGTTGtgtatctccggacttgttgagaatGGTGGAACAAGAGGATAAGCATATCCTACCTTATAAGGAGTCATTGGAAATC CTCAGGCTTAACCTGGTAAAATGCACGTTTGGAGCCAGATCAGAGAAGTTGTTAGGCTTCATAGTTAGTAGAAAGGGGATTGAGGTTGACCCAGATAAAGTTaaagcaatacgagatttacctcCTCCGCGCACTCAGAAGGAAGTTCAAGGTTTCCTTggaagattgaattacattgctcggttcatcTCACAACTGACAGAGAAATGTGATCCAGTATTCTGTCTTCTGAAGAAGCATAATTCGGGTGAATAG